GACATCGAGGTTCAGGTTCTTGAGTGGCTTCGGGAGGGTGACGACACTGCCCAGGACATAGTGGATCTCCCCTGGTCCGTCAGGGAAGTTCAACCTGGGACTTATCTGGCCGAACACCCGAGAATGCCGTTCTCTCTCCTTGTGGTGTTCTCAGAGGGCTTTGTCCACCTACTAGTGCCTATGGGTCTCGAGACATTCTCCATGTCCAACAACGAGAAGTTGAGGGTGTATCATACCCTCCTTCGTCTCAACGACCAGGTGAATCTGATGAAGTTCACTCTCTCAGGAATGGACGATGACGTCTATCTTCGCGTGGATCTTGACAAGAAGACTCTTGGCAAGGACGAGTTCAACGATGCGCTCACGGCTTTGCTAATAGGCCTTATGTCCGCGGTATCAGCCATGGGGCTGGAAGAGGCCTTCGAAAGAGAAATCTTTGACCGCATCGTTGGAATGGTTCTTGAGAGGGTTGAGCGCGGCGCCAGCAGGGACGAACTTATGAGGTTCCTGACCGTCAAGGTCGGTATGAGCGTTGAGGACGCAAAAAACCTGCTCAACGAGGTGTTCGCGGCCAAGAAAGAAATTGATGGGCAGGGGGAAGACGTTGGGTACTTCTGATTTACTTCGGTTTTCTTTTCACTCTTCTAGTCGATGTATCGGTATCAATGTATACGTTTTTAGAATCTTGTAGTCCGGGATTAGAATCTCTTACTACCGGCATGTTTATAAACTCTTTCTCATTTAGAACCTTGAGGTGATTTGTGTGACTGATATTGAAACGCAGGTTCTTGAGTGGCTCAGGACGGGCAGAGAAGATGCCGCCGACATAGTTGATCTCCCCTGGGAGGTCAAGGCGGTTGGAGAGTCCGTGTACGTTGCCGAGCATCCCAAGATGCCTTTCACCCTCGTGGTCATGTTCTCCGACGAGTTTGTTCACCTTGTGATCCCCACGAGCCTTGAAACCTACGGCCTGGGCGATGAGGACAGGCTCTACGTTTACCACACCCTCCTTGAGCTGAACGATAGGATATACATGATGAAGTTCAGCCTTGGGAGGCCCAACGACGTTGTTAACATCCGTGTTGACCTCGACAAGAAGACCCTTGGCAAGGAGGAATTCAACGACGCCCTGACTGCCCTGGCGATTGGCCTTCTCTCGGGAGTTTCCGCCCTCGGACTCGAGGAGGAGTTCGTTGAGAGGATATTCGACCGCATCGTCGTCATGCTCCTTGAGAGGATTCAGAAGGGCTACACCTACGAGCAGCTCATGGAGTTCCTCACCATCAAGGTCGGGCTTGCGGAGAAGGACGCCAAGGAACTTCTCGACGCCGTTCTTGAAGCTGTGGAAGAAGAGCCTGCCGGGGAAGATGGTTGATCTGGCCCTCTTTTCTCTGGCCATCTCTTCTATTTTCTGGTTGGCTTTTTACATTCCCCTGTTCAACAACGCATATAAACCCCCGACTCCGAGTATCTATGCTTTCCTCTGCATCCAGTGCTTCCTTTGGAGGCAGTGTATAGCGTTCAATTTGGAACATGGTATCTTGACAAATATCCAGAATTAGCGCTTAAAAATGTTCATCTGGCGATAATGTCCTGCTTAATTTGCGCTATAATCTGGGGTCGCCCTGGATTTCCGGTGGAATGGGTGGTGCTCATGGACGACAACTACCTCGATTCGATCTTCGAGAAGTATCTCCACGCCAAGAAGATATTCAAGAACAAGGAAGTGCTCAGGCATAGCTACACTCCCAAGGAGCTTCCCCACAGGCGCGAGCAGATAGAGGAGCTGGCTCACATTCTAGTTCCCGTCCTGCGCGGTGAGACGCCTTCAAACGTTTTCGTGTACGGGAAGACTGGAACGGGTAAGACCGTCACCATAAAGTTCGTCACAGAGGAGCTGAAAAAGATATCCGACAAGTATCGGATTCCCGTCGATGTCATCTACATAAACTGCGAGATAGTGGATACCCAGTACCGCGTTCTGGCCAACATCGTGAACTATTTCAAAGACGAGAGTGGTGTGGAGGTTCCTCTCGTCGGCTGGCCGACAGACGAGGTTTACGCGAGACTGAAGGAGGTTATAGATGCGCGTGAGCGCTTCGTCATAATAGTCCTGGACGAGATTGACAAGCTCATCAAGAAGAGCGGCGACGACATACTCTACTCCCTCACGAGGATAAATACCGAGCTGTCCAGGGCCAAGGTTAGCATAATCGGCATCTCCAACGACCTAAAGTTCAAGGAGTATCTCGACGCACGTGTTCTCTCGAGCCTGAGTGAGGAGGAGGTTGTCTTTCCGCCTTACGACGCCAACCAGCTCAGGGATATTCTCCTCCAGCGTGCCAAAGATGCCTTCAACGAGGGCGTTCTCGACGACGGTGTCGTTCCCCTCTGTGCCGCCCTGGCCGCTCGCGAGCATGGTGATGCGAGAAGGGCCCTTGACCTGCTCCGCGTTGCGGGTGAGATAGCGGAGCGCGAGGGGGCTAGTAAAGTAACGGAGAGGCACGTCTGGAAGGCCCAGGAGAAGATAGAGCAGGACACGATGGAGGAGGTCATAAAAACCCTTCCCCTCCACTCGAAGGTTCTCCTCTACGCCATCGTTCTCCTCGACGAGAACGGCGAGTTGCCTGCCAACACCGGCGACGTTTACTCGGTTTACATGTCCCTCTGCGACCACATAGACCTCGAGCCCCTCACCCAGAGGCGCGTCAGCGATCTGATAAACGAGCTCGACATGCTTGGCATCATCAACGCCAAGGTCGTCAGTAAGGGCCGCTACGGCAGGACGAAAGAGATACGGCTCAACGTAACACCTTATAAGGTGAAGAACATATACCGCCACGACCCGCAGCTCCAGACCCTGCTCACGATTAGCATGTCCCGCCAGAGGAGGCTGCTCTGATGGGCCTGATAGAGGACTTAATGACAAACCGCTATCTAATAACTCCTTCCGCCTACTATCTTCTCGCCGACGGCTATAAGAGGGACTTCACGCTCGCCGAGCTGATAAAGTTTGCCAAGGCTAGGGGAACCTTTGTAATAGACTCCTCCATCGCAAGGGAGTTCCTCGAGATGAAAGGGGGCGTTCCATTGGAAGTTCCCTCTCCCTCCGAGCCGCAGCCGTCCGCCGAAACTGGTGAGGGAATCTTGGAGGATTCTGGTGGTGTGGTTGAATATCGGGAAGAACAATCCCATTCTGTGGATTCGGCCGGGGATAGTGCTTCGTTGTCAGAGATCAGTGACGTCGGGGAAGATTCGGCCGATAGGTCAGGCACGTTGATTTCCACTGGAAATGCCGAAGAAATCCTCTCCAAAACACCTTCCTTTTCACAATTGGAGCAAGAAAAATCCCACTTCTTCGGGGGGGAGAGTTCTATTTCCACTGGAACTTCGGTCAGCGAGACCTCCAGTGATGAATCCGGTGAGGGTGTGGCCGAGGTTTCTGGAGAGGTGCTTCCAGTGGAAGATGTCCGGACTGAAAACAGTTCCACCGAATCTGACGTCCTCCTAGAGGATAATCCTTTGGAGAATAGCTCCCAAGGCCCCCTTGTTGCTGAAAATGAGTATGCCAACGGGAGCGGCTACGGGGACAGTGAGGAGTATTATGAGAACGGCAATGGGGTCAAGCCGAAGATCGTTTACGGTGACTACGGGGTTCCAATAGCCTACGTTGGAGATGAGGTGCTGGAGGAAGAAAAGAGCTACTCGGTTTACCGCGACGTTGTGATAACCCCGAGGGAGGGGTTCGTTTACCGGGCTAGGGAGATCCCTGACGACTGGGAGCTGGTCTTCGACGTCAAGGACGTGAAGTTCGAGGTCCCCAAGGTGAAGAGCGCCGCGAGCAAGGAAGGGGAGATAATAGTCAAGGTGTATGCTGACTACTTTAAGAGTCGGCTGAGGAAGATGCGCCGGATCCTCCGCGAGAACCCAGAGCTCGGAAGTGTCATAGACATCGGCAAGCTGAGCTACGTGGGCGGCGATGAGGAGGTAACCATAATAGGCCTCATCAACAGCAAGAAGGAAACGGCCAAGGGCTTCATGTTCGAGGTCGAGGACAACACGGGGATAATCAAGGTCTTCATAAACCGCAACAACGAGGAGAGCAGGAAGTTCTTCCAGATAATGCCCGACTCTGTCGTTGCCTTCCGTGGCCGCTATTCCAGAAGGGGTCTCTTCTTCGCTGACAAGATATTCCTCCCAGACGTCCCCAAGTTCAAGCGTGAGAAGCCCCCGTTGGAGGAGAAGGTTTACGCGATCCTCTTGAGCGATATCCACGTTGGCTCTAACAAGTTCTGCGAGAAGGCCTTTGAAAGGTTCCTCGAGTGGCTCAACGGTGAGGTGAACAACAGGAAGGAAGAGGAGCTGGTCAGTAGGATAAAGTACATGATAATCGCCGGCGACGTGGTTGATGGGATAGGCATCTATCCCGGCCAGTACAACGAGCTGGCGATTCCCGATATCTTTGACCAGTATGAGGCCCTAACGAACCTTCTCCGCAACGTTCCGGATCACATAACCACCTTCATCGGCCCTGGCAACCACGATGCCGCTAGAACGGCCCTGCCTCAGCCGGGCTTCTACGACGAATACGCCCGTCCACTGAAGAGGCTAAAGAACGCGGTCATAATAAGCAACCCCGCCGTGATAAGGCTCCACGGCAGGGACTTCCTCATAGCTCACGGTAGGGGCATAGAAGACGTCGTCACCGCTCTCCCGAACAGGAGCCACCACAGGCCTGCGGAGGCGATGCTTGACCTGCTGAAGCTCCGCCATCTCGCGCCGACCTTCGGGGAGAAGGTTCCCATAGCGCCTGACCCCGAGGACACGCTCGTCATAGAGTCGGTTCCCGACCTCTTCCAGGCCGGCCACGTCCACGTCATGGAGTACAGGATTTACAACGGCGTCTTCCTGATAAACACCGGCACCTGGCAGGCCCAGACGGAGTTCCAGAAGATGGTGAACATCGTGCCGACCCCTGCGAGGGTCCCGATAATAGACGTTGAGACCGCCCGTCTCCGCGCCGTCGTGAGGTTCGACCAGTTCTGCGAGGGGGTTTGAATGGGGGAGGAGCTGTACTCACCTGAAATGAAGGCCTACTTCGAATCCCTCCAGCGCGAGATTGACAGGGCCTACGAGGTTGCGAGAAAGGCCCGCGCTCAGGGAAAAGACCCGAGCCTTGAAGTTGAAGTGCCCCAGGCCACGGACATGGCCGGCCGTGTGGAAAGCCTTGTGGGCCCACCGGGCGTTGCCGAGAGAATAAGAGAGCTAGTCAGGGAGTACGGTAAGGAGCTGGCCGCGTTAAAGGTGGTAGATGAAATCATCGATGGCAAGTTCGGCGATTTGGGAAGCAAGGAGAAATACGCGGAGCAGGCTGTAAGAACCGCTCTTGCCATTCTCACCGAGGGCATCGTCTCGGCCCCCCTTGAGGGAATAGCAGACGTTAAGATCAAGCGCAACGAGTGGGAGGACAACAGCGAGTACTTGGCGCTCTACTACGCGGGACCGATAAGGAGCTCCGGCGGGACGGCCCAGGCTTTAAGCGTTCTCGTCGGCGACTACGTGAGGAAGAAGCTCGGCCTCGACCGCTTCAAGCCCAGCGAGAAGCACATAGAGAGAATGGTCGAGGAGATAGATCTCTACCACCGCGCCGTCACGCGCCTGCAGTACCACCCTGAGGCCGACGAGGTAAGGCTTGCCATGAGGAACATTCCCATCGAGATAACCGGCGAAGAAACGGATAAAGTCGAGGTTTCCCACCGTGACGTTCCCGGCGTTGAAACCAACCACCTGCGCGGTGGAGCTATTCTCGTTCTGGCCGAGGGAGTTCTCCAGAAGGCGAAGAAGCTCGTCAAGTACATAGATAAGATGGGTGTGGACGGCTGGGACTGGATAAAGGAGTTCGTCGAGGCCAAGGAGAAGGGCAAGAAGGCGGAGGATTCCAAACCTGGAGAATCCAAGGCTGAGGATTTCGGCGCCAGGGAGGAAGTTGCCGAAAAAGTTGAGAAGGGCTTCTACTACGAGCTCTACGAGCGCTTTAGGGCCAACATAGCCCCAAACAAGAAGTACACGAAGGAGATAATCGGTGGGAGGCCGCTCTTTGCCGAGCCATCAACCAACGGCGGGTTCAGGCTCAGATACGGTCGCTCCCGCGTCAGCGGGTTCGCCACCTGGAGCGTGAACCCAGCGACGATGCTCATCCTCGACGAGTTCATAGCGATAGGCACCCAGATGAAGACGGAGAGGCCCGGAAAGGGCTGCATCGTAACCCCCGCCACCACCGTCGAGGGACCGATAGTAAAGCTCAGGGACGGGAGCGTGGTGAGGGTAGACGACTACCAAACGGCCCTCAGAATCAGGGACAAAATCGAGGAGATACTCTACGTTGGCGATGCCCTTGTGAACTTCGGAGACTTCGTCGAGAACAACCAGACGCTCCTGCCTGCCAACTACGCCGAGGAATGGTGGGTTCAGGAGTTCGTCAAAGCCATAGCGGAGACCTACGAGGTCGAGCTTAAGCCCTTCTCCGACAACCCGCGCGAGGCCATCGAGGAGGCGGCGGAATACATTGAGCTCGACCCAGATTTCCTGGAGAAGCTCCTCAAGGACCCCCTCCGCGTGAGGCCGAGCGTCGAGGAGGCGGTGCACATCTCAAAGGTTCTCGACGTTCCCCTTCACCCGTACTACACCCTCTACTGGAACACGCTGGAGCCGGAGGAGGTTGAGGAGCTCCAGAGGGCCCTTGTGGGTGCCCAAATCGAGTGGGACGAGTTCAGAAAGCTCAAGTTCGCGAGGAAGGTAGTCCTCGACAGCGATCCAAAGATAAAGCGCCACCTTGAACTGCTCGGCCTCCCCCACAGGCTTGAGCGGACCGAGGACAGGAAAAAGGTCATCGTGATAGACTACCCCTGGAGTGCAGCTCTGCTCACACCCCTGGGCAACCTCGAGTGGGAGTTCGAGGCCAAGCCCCTCTTCACGGTCATCGACATCATCAACGAGAACAACGGGATCAAGCTCCGCGACAGGGGAATCAGCTGGATCGGCGCTCGTATGGGCAGGCCGGAGAAGGCCAAGGAGAGGAAGATGAAGCCGCCTGTTCAGGTTCTCTTCCCCATAGGCCTCGCCGGTGGAAGCTCGCGCGACATAAAGAAGGCCGCCGAGGAAGGAAAGGTAACGAGCGTGGAGATAGCCTTCTTCAAGTGCCCGGAGTGCGGCCACACCGGGCCTGAGCACATCTGCCCGCGCTGTGGGACACGGAAGGAGCTTCTCTGGCACTGCGCCAAGTGCAACGTTGATTACTCGCAGGGTGAGGCCGAGAACTTTGACTTCCGCTGTCCGAAGTGCGGAACCGAGCTTAAGCCATACGCGAGGAGAACCATAAAGCCCTCCGAGCTTCTCCGCGCCGCGATGGAGAACGTCAAGGTCTACGGCATCGACAGGCTCAAGGGCGTCCAGGGTATGACCTCTGGCTTTAAGATGGCAGAACCGCTTGAGAAGGGCCTGCTGAGGGCCAAAAACGACGTCTACGTCTTTAAAGATGGAACGATTCGCTTCGACGCCACCGATGCCCCCATAACCCACTTCAAGCCGAGGGAAATTGGAACGAGCGTTGAAAAATTGAGGGAGCTCGGCTACACCCACGACTTCGAGGGCAAGCCCCTTGAGCGGGACGACCAGATACTCGAGCTTAAAGTCCAGGACGTCATACTGCCCTACGAGGCAGGGAAATATCTCCTCAAGGTGGCTCGCTTCATAGACGACCTCCTTGAGAAGTTCTACGGCCTGCCGAGGTTCTACAACGCCGAGAAGATGGAGGATCTCGTCGGGCACCTCGTTATAGGTTTAGCCCCACACACCTCGGCCGGAATCATCGGCAGGATAATCGGCTTTTCGGACGTTCTCGTTGGCTACGCTCACCCGTACTATCATGCAGCTAAAAGGCGCAACTGTGACGGCGACGAGGACGCTGTCATGCTCCTCCTCGATGCACTGCTCAACTTCAGCAAGTACTACCTGCCCGAGAAGCGCGGCGGCAAGATGGACGCTCCGCTCGTCGTTACCACACGCCTCGACCCGCGCGAGGTGGACAGTGAGGTCCACAACATGGACGTGGTCCGCTACTATCCCCTTGAATTCTACAGCGCCACCTACGAGATGAAGTCTCCGAAGGAGATTAAGTTCATCGAGCGCGTTGAGGACAGGCTCGGCAAACCGGAGATGTACGAGGGCATAAAGTTCACCCACGATACGGACGACATCGGCCTCGGCCCGAAGATGAGCCTGTACAAACAGCTCGGCGATATGGTGGAGAAGGTGGAGCGCCAGCTCGCCCTCGCCGAGCGCATTCGCGCGGTGGACGAGCACCACGTTGCCGAAACGATAATCAACTCCCACCTCGTCCCGGATTTGAGGGGCAACCTGAGGAGCTTCACCCGTCAGGAGTTCAGGTGTGTGAAATGCAACACGAAGTACCGCAGACCGCCGCTGGCCGGCAAATGCCCGAAGTGCGGCGGTAAGATAGTCCTTACCGTCAGCAAGGGCGCCATAGAGAAGTACCTGCCAACGGCCAAGATGCTCGTCACGAAGTACAACGTGCTCGACTACACGAGGCAGAGGATATGCCTGACCGAGAAGGACATAAAGTCCCTCTTCGAGAACGTCTTCCCGGAGAGACAGAGGACGCTTATGGGATTCTCCGCCGACGTATGCGAGAAGATGATAAAGGAGCGGACGGGCAAATCCAACGGTCGGAACGGCTACCTCGACGAGCTGAAGGCCAACGGGAAGCTCAAGAAAAAGGCCGAAAAGTCAAAGGCCGGGACGAAAACTGAAAAGAAGTCCAAAAAAGCCGATAAGAAAACAAAACCCTCCGAGGGTCTGGAAAAGGCCGTCAGGAAGGAGAAGTCAAAGATGAAAAAGCCCAAGAAGGGCATCAGCCTCGACGAGTTCTTTGGCTCCTAGCTTTACCGTTAATCATATATATCATTACGCCCCTCTTTCTTTGATGGGAATGAGCCCCGGGTTCAAATTGCTCCCCAGTGTGGCCTACCTCCGCGTCCAGCGGCAGGCTTTCATCGGCTATTCCATGCCCCTCGCGGGGTGGATTGGCGAGTACATGATAAACTATGGAAGGCTCCCAAGACCCAACTTCCTCGGGAGGGCGATGGGAAAGCTGGGCTTTCACTTTGCTGGTGAAGAGCGCGATGAGCGTTTCATAACCCAGTTCTTCACGAAGGGGAGCGTTTCGGTAAGCGCGAGCTGGGACGTTGAAAGGGAAAGCCTTTTCCTACAGCTCATTCCCCTCCGCTCAAGGCTCTCGCGGGGACTGACGGTTAGGGCGGAGCACATAGAGTTCTACGACCAGTACGTGGTGAGCATAGAGCCTGCCGGGAAGCTCCCGCCTGGAGTGAGGGGGATAGGCATAAACGCCCTGATTCTTGAGGATTTTTACCCCATTGAGACTCCCTACTGGGGAATGCTCCACGAGGACTGGGAGAGCGAGCTGAACCTGCTCGTTATGAAGGACGAGGTTTACGATAGGCTGAGCCGCGAGGAGTACCGCTGTCCGGTCTGCTTTTCCCCGCTCCACGAGGAGAACGGCGTCCTGAAGTGTTCCTCCTGTGGCTTTACCTACGCCCCGGAGAACGACTTCGAGAGGGTGATCGAGGAGTTCAGTGTGGAGGAGTTCGCGTTTTAGGGGCTCAGGGTTTGTTAAGATTTTTTGAGCATACACTGGTTGGTATAGTGTTTATTGCGTTGTAGTCAAAAAAAGTTCCCGTATTGAGTTAACCTTTAAAAACAATAGGGGATAGTTAGACTCGATGGTGATTGTCATGGCGATGACCGAAGGTAATGATGTTGTTGCTGAAGCTAGAGTCGTGGAGTCCCTTCTCGGGGGCCTTGAACCCGAGATCCGGACTAACAGTGCCATGGATGTGTTCAGGGAGATTTTTGAGCACTGGGGTTTTGAGAGTGAGGATGAAGAAGTTGAGAGGGAATACCTCGATGACTTCGTTGATGAGAACACTGGAGAGTTAAAGGTAATCTCTGTGGCACGCTCTAGGGGCTTAAATTTCTACGTCATCTACGCTGAAACATGGAAGGACACTCTTAAATACCGCCAAAAGCTCGTGAAAAACCTGCTGAACTTTACCTCATATTCCTCGGATATCTCGTTCGCAAAC
This Thermococcus cleftensis DNA region includes the following protein-coding sequences:
- a CDS encoding YbjN domain-containing protein is translated as MTDIETQVLEWLRTGREDAADIVDLPWEVKAVGESVYVAEHPKMPFTLVVMFSDEFVHLVIPTSLETYGLGDEDRLYVYHTLLELNDRIYMMKFSLGRPNDVVNIRVDLDKKTLGKEEFNDALTALAIGLLSGVSALGLEEEFVERIFDRIVVMLLERIQKGYTYEQLMEFLTIKVGLAEKDAKELLDAVLEAVEEEPAGEDG
- a CDS encoding ORC1-type DNA replication protein, translating into MDDNYLDSIFEKYLHAKKIFKNKEVLRHSYTPKELPHRREQIEELAHILVPVLRGETPSNVFVYGKTGTGKTVTIKFVTEELKKISDKYRIPVDVIYINCEIVDTQYRVLANIVNYFKDESGVEVPLVGWPTDEVYARLKEVIDARERFVIIVLDEIDKLIKKSGDDILYSLTRINTELSRAKVSIIGISNDLKFKEYLDARVLSSLSEEEVVFPPYDANQLRDILLQRAKDAFNEGVLDDGVVPLCAALAAREHGDARRALDLLRVAGEIAEREGASKVTERHVWKAQEKIEQDTMEEVIKTLPLHSKVLLYAIVLLDENGELPANTGDVYSVYMSLCDHIDLEPLTQRRVSDLINELDMLGIINAKVVSKGRYGRTKEIRLNVTPYKVKNIYRHDPQLQTLLTISMSRQRRLL
- a CDS encoding DNA-directed DNA polymerase II small subunit, with product MGLIEDLMTNRYLITPSAYYLLADGYKRDFTLAELIKFAKARGTFVIDSSIAREFLEMKGGVPLEVPSPSEPQPSAETGEGILEDSGGVVEYREEQSHSVDSAGDSASLSEISDVGEDSADRSGTLISTGNAEEILSKTPSFSQLEQEKSHFFGGESSISTGTSVSETSSDESGEGVAEVSGEVLPVEDVRTENSSTESDVLLEDNPLENSSQGPLVAENEYANGSGYGDSEEYYENGNGVKPKIVYGDYGVPIAYVGDEVLEEEKSYSVYRDVVITPREGFVYRAREIPDDWELVFDVKDVKFEVPKVKSAASKEGEIIVKVYADYFKSRLRKMRRILRENPELGSVIDIGKLSYVGGDEEVTIIGLINSKKETAKGFMFEVEDNTGIIKVFINRNNEESRKFFQIMPDSVVAFRGRYSRRGLFFADKIFLPDVPKFKREKPPLEEKVYAILLSDIHVGSNKFCEKAFERFLEWLNGEVNNRKEEELVSRIKYMIIAGDVVDGIGIYPGQYNELAIPDIFDQYEALTNLLRNVPDHITTFIGPGNHDAARTALPQPGFYDEYARPLKRLKNAVIISNPAVIRLHGRDFLIAHGRGIEDVVTALPNRSHHRPAEAMLDLLKLRHLAPTFGEKVPIAPDPEDTLVIESVPDLFQAGHVHVMEYRIYNGVFLINTGTWQAQTEFQKMVNIVPTPARVPIIDVETARLRAVVRFDQFCEGV
- a CDS encoding DNA-directed DNA polymerase II large subunit, translated to MGEELYSPEMKAYFESLQREIDRAYEVARKARAQGKDPSLEVEVPQATDMAGRVESLVGPPGVAERIRELVREYGKELAALKVVDEIIDGKFGDLGSKEKYAEQAVRTALAILTEGIVSAPLEGIADVKIKRNEWEDNSEYLALYYAGPIRSSGGTAQALSVLVGDYVRKKLGLDRFKPSEKHIERMVEEIDLYHRAVTRLQYHPEADEVRLAMRNIPIEITGEETDKVEVSHRDVPGVETNHLRGGAILVLAEGVLQKAKKLVKYIDKMGVDGWDWIKEFVEAKEKGKKAEDSKPGESKAEDFGAREEVAEKVEKGFYYELYERFRANIAPNKKYTKEIIGGRPLFAEPSTNGGFRLRYGRSRVSGFATWSVNPATMLILDEFIAIGTQMKTERPGKGCIVTPATTVEGPIVKLRDGSVVRVDDYQTALRIRDKIEEILYVGDALVNFGDFVENNQTLLPANYAEEWWVQEFVKAIAETYEVELKPFSDNPREAIEEAAEYIELDPDFLEKLLKDPLRVRPSVEEAVHISKVLDVPLHPYYTLYWNTLEPEEVEELQRALVGAQIEWDEFRKLKFARKVVLDSDPKIKRHLELLGLPHRLERTEDRKKVIVIDYPWSAALLTPLGNLEWEFEAKPLFTVIDIINENNGIKLRDRGISWIGARMGRPEKAKERKMKPPVQVLFPIGLAGGSSRDIKKAAEEGKVTSVEIAFFKCPECGHTGPEHICPRCGTRKELLWHCAKCNVDYSQGEAENFDFRCPKCGTELKPYARRTIKPSELLRAAMENVKVYGIDRLKGVQGMTSGFKMAEPLEKGLLRAKNDVYVFKDGTIRFDATDAPITHFKPREIGTSVEKLRELGYTHDFEGKPLERDDQILELKVQDVILPYEAGKYLLKVARFIDDLLEKFYGLPRFYNAEKMEDLVGHLVIGLAPHTSAGIIGRIIGFSDVLVGYAHPYYHAAKRRNCDGDEDAVMLLLDALLNFSKYYLPEKRGGKMDAPLVVTTRLDPREVDSEVHNMDVVRYYPLEFYSATYEMKSPKEIKFIERVEDRLGKPEMYEGIKFTHDTDDIGLGPKMSLYKQLGDMVEKVERQLALAERIRAVDEHHVAETIINSHLVPDLRGNLRSFTRQEFRCVKCNTKYRRPPLAGKCPKCGGKIVLTVSKGAIEKYLPTAKMLVTKYNVLDYTRQRICLTEKDIKSLFENVFPERQRTLMGFSADVCEKMIKERTGKSNGRNGYLDELKANGKLKKKAEKSKAGTKTEKKSKKADKKTKPSEGLEKAVRKEKSKMKKPKKGISLDEFFGS